Within Alteromonas sp. LMIT006, the genomic segment TACCGCGCTTTAGTTCCGGATTTCATGAGATGGATAGGGTGCTTGGCGGCGGTATTGTTCCTGGTTCCGCCGTACTCATTGGTGGCTCACCTGGCGCGGGTAAATCGACCTTGCTTCTGCAAGTAATGTGCTTATTAGCACAACAAAAGTCAGTATTGTACGTCACCGGTGAGGAATCACTGCAACAAGTGGCCATGCGAGCGCAACGGTTAGGTTTAGCAAATGATAACCTGAAACTATTAGCCGAAACGAACATTGAACAAATTTGTCAAATAGCACTACAAGAAGCCCCGGATGTTATGGTTATTGACTCTATTCAAGTCATGCACGTCCCCGATATCACCTCAGCTCCAGGAAGTGTATCACAAGTGCGAGAAGGGGCTGCGTACCTGACCCGTTTTGCCAAACAAAATCACGTCGCGTTATTAATTGTCGGTCATGTGACAAAAGATGGTTCTTTGGCGGGGCCTAAGGTACTAGAGCATTGTATTGACTGTTCCATGTTGCTGGAAGGTGATGCAGACGGTCGGTATCGCACTTTGCGCAGTCATAAAAATCGCTTTGGCGCAGTCAATGAACTCGGTGTGTTCGCAATGACCGAAAAGGGCTTGAAAGAGGTCAATAACCCGTCTGCGATTTTTTTGTCACGAGATGAGCAACAATCTCCTGGTAGCATTGTGATGGTAGTGTGGGAAGGCACGCGTCCACTACTCGTTGAGATCCAAGCGCTCGTTGACCATTCACAAGCTCATAATCCCAAACGGGTTGCCGTGGGTCTAGAACAAAATCGCATGGCGATGCTACTGGCCATCTTGCATCGGCATGGTGGACTGCTCATGAATGACCAAGATGTGTTTGCCAATGTGGTCGGTGGGGTCAAGGTCGCTGAAACCAGTGCTGATTTGGCATTATTATTGGCGATGGTGTCGAGTTTTCGTAACCGAAACTTGCCACAAGAGTTGATTGCGTTTGGTGAAGTGGGGTTGTCGGGTGAAATTCGACCGGTTCCGAATGGGCAAGAGCGCTTAAGTGAAGCCGCCAAGCACGGCTTTAAAGTGGCTATTGTCCCCAAGGCAAACGCGCCTAAACGAACCATCCATGGAATGCGGGTGATTGCCGTATCGCGTTTGAGTGATGCGCTTGAGGCAATTCAAGAGATTTCTTAAGGCTACGACTGTCACAAAGCATAAATACACATAAATAAATGCATTTAACATTGACCTGATTACTTATTAGGCGTATTCTAAGTGTGTTGTCTATAGACGCATTCCCTACAGTTCCGGTCGTTGTTTTATCCTCTGCTTGCACTTTCGATTGCCTTCTATGGCAATTTTTTAGCTAATTAAATTTAGCTGTGTTTATTTATTTATATCTATAGGAAAAATTATGTCGGACGTTTCAACCGGTATCGTAAAATGGTTTAACGAATCAAAAGGATTTGGCTTCATTCAACAAGAAAATGGCCCAGATGTGTTTGCACACTTCCGCGCAATCAAAGGTGAGGGTTTCCGCACTTTGAATGAAGGTCAAAAAGTACAATTTACTATCGGTCAAGGCCAAAAAGGTCCACAGGCAGAGAACATCGAAGTTATCTAATTTCGACACTGTACACCAAAAAAGGGGCTTGATAGCCCCTTTTTTATTGGAAGTCTACTACTTGGCAATCTTCTTATATTTCAAGCGATGCGGCTCAACTACATCTTGACCAAAGTTTTCTTTGAGCCATGCCTCGTAATCAGTGTAATTGCCCTCATAGAAGTTGATCTTACCTTCATCTCGGTAGTCCATTATATGAGTTGCAACCCGGTCAAGGAACCAACGGTCGTGCGAGATGACCATGGCACAACCAGGGAATTCTAATAACGCATTTTCCAATGCACGTAAGGTCTCAACGTCCAAGTCATTAGTTGGTTCATCCAATAACAGTACGTTCCCTCCGGCTTTAA encodes:
- a CDS encoding cold-shock protein; translated protein: MSDVSTGIVKWFNESKGFGFIQQENGPDVFAHFRAIKGEGFRTLNEGQKVQFTIGQGQKGPQAENIEVI
- the radA gene encoding DNA repair protein RadA, with product MAKKKSTYVCNECGTEHPRWQGQCNGCNSWNTLTEMSINQSASPAVRNFSGYAGATSAKVETLSSIDLAALPRFSSGFHEMDRVLGGGIVPGSAVLIGGSPGAGKSTLLLQVMCLLAQQKSVLYVTGEESLQQVAMRAQRLGLANDNLKLLAETNIEQICQIALQEAPDVMVIDSIQVMHVPDITSAPGSVSQVREGAAYLTRFAKQNHVALLIVGHVTKDGSLAGPKVLEHCIDCSMLLEGDADGRYRTLRSHKNRFGAVNELGVFAMTEKGLKEVNNPSAIFLSRDEQQSPGSIVMVVWEGTRPLLVEIQALVDHSQAHNPKRVAVGLEQNRMAMLLAILHRHGGLLMNDQDVFANVVGGVKVAETSADLALLLAMVSSFRNRNLPQELIAFGEVGLSGEIRPVPNGQERLSEAAKHGFKVAIVPKANAPKRTIHGMRVIAVSRLSDALEAIQEIS